AGTTGTGAACGTTTTAAGTCTTTGgtaaaaaccaaaatattttttttacttaccgaCACGGCATACAACTTCGTTTTTAAGCAAACAATATGAACGCTTCTTCCAGTTTCAAAATTAATAAGAATGTGACGTATTTGGACACGGGCGTGGTTTGTGACGTCGCGCTTGGTGACAAAACGAAAGAGAAAGTAAATTGCTTGCATGGCGGACTGGAAAGATCGAGATCAAACATTATGTTTTGGACTTTTGACGGTCTTTTCCTTGCACTTTTATGCTTAGGTATTTATAAACGTGActtgtgaaaaattattgttGTAGTGTCACTGACTTATTTTCCTTCTTTTACCTCTGTACtcatgtaatgtaatattatgcaaaaggtgtgttttatttatagatCGGATCTATTAAGTACATTAATGCATAATAATTTTGAAGGAAATATCTATTAGACGTGAACGTCACTTTTATATAGCAAGGGTGTTTATAAGGGGGCTGTGCATACTAGTACCTATTTTTCTAGTTTTGTTTAGCTCCACATTTCATGTACAATTAATTGAGAGTTTAATATATCCTGCTATTCTTTTCCTTTAATTtactgatttgtttgttttgaacaggTGTAAATGGCTCACAGTCTCTGTATGATCTGCAGTGGCTTCCTTGTTCATTTGTAGATGAGAAAGtacatataaatgaaaaagGCCACATAGAAACCGAATATTTCACCAGAGAGGCTGTCCTTCACTTTGGAAATGTTGGTGACAAGCCTTTACACCCTACCATTATCTTCCTCGTCACAGGTGAGTGAAAGTGATTTGAAGTTACTTATAACCTTAATATATCCTTTGctactgtgtttatttgttgtgtATTATAATGCAGCCTCTAAAGTGGATATGAGGCATTATTTGGAGGGAACTGAGGATAAACTACTATGTGAGATCCGTAGATACAGCACTGGAAGGAATGTAATGCGTTGGCCTACTGCAGGAGCACAAGATCATGACGTCTGGTTCACCAGTACATTACGCCATTCAGAAGGCTTGTTTGTAATCACCACCTTCCTCAGACACACAACTGTGGCTCCTGCTGAAGTTAAGGAGGACTTCCTGCAATGGAATAAAATCAATGACAGGGATCTCCTGACAACATCAGGTAACAATCAAGCAGGGTTGTTTCCTCCTAGGAGGCAATGGAGGCAGTggcccctttaaaaaaaattggatgagaACATAATCCAGAGTacgaaaataaaacaatgcaaatgaTTGCACTATTACAGTTGTTATTTTGGAATAATCCTCAAAAGGcactaaatataatgtatttgtcaACTTTGATCACGTGtaccttaataaccaatcaggTTAGTAGACAGTAGATAGAAAAggttactttttttactttaagttggcttgagaaagccagaccagaaagtttgaaaagtttaaaaaaagttttaaagaatttaaaagtttttaggatttttttttttttttaagttggatggttttcagtctgaaatagtttgaagtttaaagtagttttaagtttgaatgttttgttgGCAATACAGTCTCAGAttataatgattagcaagttactgagatgttttaacatgataagcaagttgctagcatgtttctagcataattagcaagtttgaatgagtttaaacggattataaataattataaattataaatacagtacatagaagggaagtttgactgagtctcaaaggattctggaagttttgtcagttggagtttgaatagtgttgctcatttgaacattccgtcaatgtaagtctaagggatttttcccagttttaataATAAGTTTTAGGAAAATAGTAAGtctgatcagttagaaaagatttagCAACtcagtcagaccagtctgaagatctgggctgagtttggagtttgtagagttaaagctctaggaggagttagcagtcagaaattttagtctcagaagaagaagaattgtAAGTTTAAGTCGGATTTCAGTAAGTCGGTTTTCTCAAGACAActtaataaagtatatttataatgcaatgcctGTATCACTGCTTTATACTATAAAATATGTTACGTGCCACATTCTGTGTAAGCTGTCACATCATCTCAGAAGGATTTACTTTAAACACTTGAATGACGTAATggaatgtaaaaacatgttattaaatgtggtatttacaTGTGCTTTCATatgtaatacacagagccgtagttcactaAGAAGCTACGCAAACAGCTGCCATTATCGCAAACGATTTCTTTTGATTTCATAATCGCGCAATAATACCGTCTGTGATTTTTGTCTCCTCATTGTCAGCACCACCGCAGTCAAGGAGCTATACTTTTCACTTATATATACCCAACCATATTTTAGTTCTTCCATATGTGTTTTCCAGCTGCGATGGTTATTTTGACCCGGACTCCGTCCGTGGAGGTGGGACTCCTGAAGGAGCCAAACCTGGACTGTCGGTTTGCAGTGGATCATAAACTGCCTCATGTAACAGTGGAGTGGAATCTGCAGAAACATGGGAAGCGCAGCACACTCTTCAGCTATTCCAGCCGCACAGGGAAGATTGAAGGCAGGGGAGTGGCTGTCAAGGCCATCGCTGCTGGAAATGTCTCCTTTAAACTTCCACCCACCAGAAAAGACAGTGAGGGCACATATATCTGCTCTGTGATGGTTCCTCCTCTCATTGGCAGCCTTGATATTCCACTTACACTAAGTGGTGAGATGACAAATTTCTtttgaaagtcatacaggtttggaacaacgtgaaCTATGACTTAAAGGtttcttgtttctctttcaaaCTCCACAGAACAACCCCGTGTGTCTATAAACGTGGACTCCACTTTGTCTGTGGTACTTGGTACGTACCAGAAGCTAAAATGTGATGCAGAGAGGTACTATCCACTGGACGTAAGCATTGAGTGGTACCGTGAACCACCTGGAGGCAGCCCTATACCTTCACTCCTGGAGAATGTTCTGCACTCCAGTCATCAACTTCATAAAGATGGCACACACTCGCTCTCAGCCATTTTCTATCTGCGGCCTAGAATGGAGGACTCTGGATATACGTACACCTGCAGAGTGTCCCATCAGTCCTTGCTCACTCCCATTTACAAGAGCTTTTCCCTCATAGTTACAGGTGAATCAGatgcaacacaaacacagaattaTTCACACAAATGTAGTGTCCTTGAAATTAGATATTACAAATAACCACTAGGTGTCAGGCATTATGTTGCATTACGACAGATTTTCAGCACTATTCAAtatacttgtttgtttgttgatcaCAGATCCTGACTCTACCTTGTGGTATATCACAGAAATTGGATTCATAATTGCCATGGTAGTAATTTTTTGTTATCTGCTGCCTCAGTATCTTTCAAGTAAGTaatttgttgtaaaaaaaaaaacattttgaactttattgtGCATGCctcattttaattgttattatttgtttggGGCTTTTTGCATCCCGAAAACACTATACATCTTATATTCCTATTTGATCAATATGGTCacattagcatgttttttttttttttttacttagatgtatataaaatttccaacatgaaaataaaaatcaaacaatatTTTTAGCCAAAATGTGTCAATATTTTGCAAAAAGCAATTTTTGCTTTTTgcacatttataaattataaataggttgttatataaataattaaaatatttgttattgttaatatatgttgaataaataatacaattatttaataaatattttgcaaaaatattgtAGACAATATGTAGacaattaattgtaatatttaaaatatattttaattatttaatatttagggtttttttgtttattattactataattattgtagttattaaaatgtaattaaatatataaatacattgttattaattcaaaatatatttgttatgtatatatatatatatatatatatatatacacatataattttattttaatatatatacactgtggtATACCTGTAACGGAGAGTGAgtgacgagagacgagcggatccacatgcaaacttttattaaagagacgagacagatacatggtcgaacttgcagggtcaaacaacataGCAGACAGGGATATCGTAGGCGAAGCACAATCGGAGTCCGTGAGTCAGGCCTGGGTCGAACAGGAGCGAACGGGAGCAATACAGATAATCCAGAGAGAGTAAACGATAGTCCAGGCGAGAAGTCAAAACACGGGAataggaaactaggaactcgggaaactagggaacgctaacaatacaacaatacaatctaACAATCCGTGGTTGCAAGGGGacagaccggggcttttatagcgccgctgattggtcgcgGGTGAAgtgtaatggctgatggggaatgtagtccggggtgtagtgcaacagtctgtgtgtgaaagggcgagagtgacatctggcggtgagcggacagcgggacaccgaccagattcgtgacaatacCATGGCATGGCACCTTGtagcatgtaaaataaataaatacatacgtGACATAAAAATATCTGACATGtctgacataaaaataaaatattattaataacataaaaaaaataataaaacccggaacaatatattttagctttttgcaaaatattgatttatagattataaataaattgctatagaaattataaatatatttgatattgtaaataaatattattttaatatttactgtaacaaataaatacatttattttaagatttaaaatgtatttacattttatgaatatatttaattattttatttgttatttaatatttagggttttcttagtttttattattattattattatttatttttattttatttttttattttttttttgttatgcacAATGTTCAAACTGTTTCCCAATTTATTTGTCTTAGAGGAAAACAAagtaatatacacattttatagaAATATCTCAGAATCGTGGTAACAATTATTTGTCATCACTAGACAGTAAGAGTATGGCTGATAAGTAAAGAAGTAATTAAGGCAGTCTGTCAAAGGTTAAATGTTAtcttgaataaaaacattgcttCACCTTTCACTTATTCTGTTTACCTGTGCAAGTCTCATGTTCTTaatattttcccttttttaggAAGAAGATCAGCAAAAAAGGTAAGAATGAAGGTTGGAATAGAAGAGTAACAATAACATTTCTACCAAAATCGATTTACACAAACCCCAACTGTGTATGACTAAATATGATTAAGATGAATGGGCTCTCTAAACTGTTtgagtttgtgcatgtgtgcgtGCTGTGCGTTTTACTGACATATATGTGGAAGTGTGACGTAAGTGTGTGCGTCTATTTGCCGTATGTCCAGTCTAACGCTGTATGTTTACCTTATGTCTCATATGTACAGAGGTTTTTTCTCTGAGGATTTCAACTACAGCACCAtggaaactgacaacacatcCCTCCCCTCATCCCTGCAGTTTTCTCCTGCTGCTGCGTTCGCCAAGTTCAGGTTTCATGAGAAAATAGGAAGTGCATTGTGAGGTCTAATTCCAAACCTCATGATTCaatgcttcataaaattacagttgaaccaactatggactattttaataatgtcctcactgcctttctgggccttgaatgtatcagttgcattactgtctatgccAGGTCAGTAAGCTTTtgtatttcatccaaaatatcttccgtgttctgaagatgaaggaaggtcttacgggtttagaagtgacatgaggatgagtaattgtgacataattttcattttggggtgaattatcTCTATTAGGCACTGTGACTCTTTATGAACTGAAGAAGAATTGGTTTGTGGATTTCTGTGTTAtattgtttttgacatttatacaatttaatgtCAATTTGTGTTTTGGATATGGATATTGATGCTGCTATTTACTCGTTTCAAAGTTatgttattttgcttgttttaagttAATGCCATATCTGAACACAAACCTGGAACACAAAACAgttataaataagctttccattgatgtatggtttgttaggataggacaatatttggccgagatacagctaactgaatatatggaatctgagggtgcaaaaaaaatcaaaatattgatcgcctttaaagttaaaaaatgaagctcttactaatgcatattactaatcaaaaattaagttttgatatatttacagtaggaattttacaaaatatcttcatggaacatgatctttacttaatttcctaatgatttttggcttaaaaaaaaacaaaaaaaaaaacttttgacccatacaatgtatttttggctattgctataaatattcCCCAGCGAATtaatactggttttgtggtccagggtcacatactgtatatgctttgataaaaaaacaaataataataataataataataataataataataataataattgcactTACAGTACATGCTTTGTTAGGATGAATAAGCAACTGTTGTAAAAGTTAAATGTCTGAGTTTGACAATGGTTAATAAAGAATGTTGCAACATCAAGCGAAGATGAGCCAGATGAATATTACGATGAAGAAAAGGGACTCCTAGACACAGAGAGAATGTAAGTGACAAAGGAAGGACATCCATCATGAGTCACAGACATTGACGAGTAATTGTAATTGCccaaaaagtattataaaaagGTCTGAGGAGTAAACTCTTCTTCAGATGCTGACTGCATTAAGCATGAAGGACACCTGATACCCTAATGAGGGGGGCTTAACAGCATCTCCAATACTGCTGTGAGTACTTTATGGTGCAGGCTAGATTTGACTATCTTTACCCTACCTGAATAATCATAGAGTTAAAGGTGTAAGATAAAAGGACACACCAATGAACATGGCGCCCAATTTTGCAGGGTTTGAGTTTTAAGGTGAAAGTCTAGATACCACATTGAAGAGCTGTCAGTAAGCCCCAAAGAGACCAATCCAGGATTCGGTCATACTAATCCAGAGGGTATTAGTATATTCCAGTCCAGAGAAAGGACTGAAGGGCCAGGAAACGGGATTGCTACCCATGAGACCTAGAGGAGTCTAGAGGGGCTATAGAGTTGAAAAACCTGAAGTAGGGGATGCTCTACAGTGAAAAAAATCCCAGAGAAAATCCGACAGTATCTCAATATAGGCATATACGTACATTACGTAGGGGGGAACACAGGGTGAAGGCCTGGGAGAAAAgagccttaaaggagaagtcgacttccagaacaacaatttacaaataatttactcacccccttgtcatccaagatgttcatgtctttctgtcttcagtcgtgaagaaattatggtttttgagaaaagcatttcaggatttttctccatataatggacttcattggtgccccgattttgaacttccaaaatgtagtttaaatgcagcttcaaagggctctaaatttGTATACTCAGAACGtgggcggaactacagacccagtgtttactaGGTCTGTCAAACGGTACagggttcggtactttcggtaccgaatttttaaaaacatccatttCCCACTCccatttgagcgctgttgaaaCGATTTTTgaacatcgctgattggccatagtgttcacgcgctcaacagacatgactgtgattggctacaatgataagtGCTTCACGCTCCTCATCGAGTGCTCACAAATAAGCACAACGTGAGCGTTTGAAAGCCGCGTCTGTCAGCGGATCCTGGCGAACCCGGTACCGTTTGATAGCCCTAGTGTTTataaagcgaacacgcaaagactaaggaagtgcgagtaagtcaaacactgtttacaaacaaaaaggtacagcaATGTTgtacgattctgaagttgtaggacaaaatgagatggaatttttcgccatactctacctttttaagCCGAAGTAAACAGACGATGAAAGACGTGATTCATAGAGTCGTGGACGCgcattccagagcctgtgctacacaggcttttgtgcttaaaaagtatacttttttttttttttttttggcctattgtttctctagataagacccttcttcctcggctgggatcgtatagagccctttgaagctgcatttaaactacattttggaagttcaaaatcggggcaccaatgaagtccattatatagagaaaaatgctgaaatgtttcctcaaaaaccataatttcttcacgactgaagacaaggacatcttggatgacaagggggtgaagtAAGTTATTTGtacattgttgttctggaagtggacttctcctttaagagcagAAACCTCCAGGAAACAGAGGACAGGACAGATACTTTTATGGTTACCAAGCAGGTATGGACTACAGAGAGGAGACTTTTAAAAATCAGAAGTCGGCCTAGCAGTCATATACAGTGGGCCCTAGAAATAGCAGGAAGTTGTTATACAGTGTATACAGAGGGAATTATGAGCATgtgcaaaagaaaaatatggGCAAACTTAAACTGTACACTATGAATGAAAAGAACCTGAAAAAAAGTCTCAGGTGATACTCCAAATATGGAAAATGTTAGGATATACAGAGAGGTAATGacagactttcaaaatgcaCATGCATTCCTGTTTACTTTACCATCAGTAGATGATGACAGAGATAGTGTTGTCACACTATAGtcagctattacagaaataaaattacagcGGATAATGATCTGAATGTATGGAGGCTAGACAGAAAATACCTCAGAAAGTATGGTGGTAGTAAATGGAAATCCACAGATGATTAAAGGATCAGGAATAGCTGAAGCAGTATTTGGATGTTTAGGGGAAGAGGCCCTTAAGGAAACAGAGAATATGAGGTTCAGATTAGGTCCTCAACAAGCTGAAACATCAAGAATTACTAGAGGTTCTCCAAAGTGGAAGAGTATAGCACATACTGTAATGACTGATTGTAATACACAGCAAAGTAgtaaagaacaaacaaaagagAGCAGAATGAGTCCAATCATAGCTGGAATAATAGAAATATCTCAAGAAAACCAAGTAACTATAAATCTCATTGTAAAGAGAGAGAACGAGGAAATAAAGAACATTATTAAGAGACAAAAAGAGTGGTATGTTGAAAGGTTCAGATATCAGAAAGTATAAATACCTCACAACCTACTGCACCATGAAATGAGGagtttgaaatgaaaatgacagtATACCACTCTCAGGGGTCAGAGGACAGGCTGTCTCANNNNNNNNNNNNNNNNNNNNNNNNNNNNNNNNNNNNNNNNNNNNNNNNNNNNNNNNNNNNNNNNNNNNNNNNNNNNNNNNNNNNNNNNNNNNNNNNNNNNNNNNNNNNNNNNNNNNNNNNNNNNNNNNNNNNNNNNNNNNNNNNNNNNNNNNNNNNNNNNNNNNNNNNNNNNNNNNNNNNNNNNNNNNNNNNNNNNNNNNNNNNNNNNNNNNNNNNNNNNNNNNNNNNNNNNNNNNNNNNNNNNNNNNNNNNNNNNNNNNNNNNNNNNNNNNNNNNNNNNNNNNNNNNNNNNNNNNNNNNNNNNNNNNNNNNNNNNNNNNNNNNNNNNNNNNNNNNNNNNNNNNNNNNNNNNNNNNNNNNNNNNNNNNNNNNNNNNNNNNNNNNNNNNNNNNNNNNNNNNNNNNNNNNNNNNNNNNNNNNNNNNNNNNNNNNNNNNNNNNNNNNNNNNNNNNNNNNNNNNNNNNNNNNNNNNNNNNNNNNNNNNNNNNNNNNNNNNNNNNTATTAGGGAACTGTACAGTCTCATTTTGGTctcattcttttttgtttttgtttttccagatGTTGTTCAGGTCGCTCATCACTTTCAAGGCAGTGGCTGTTCTTATTCTGATGTCTGTAGAGCAGTCACCGTTTGCAGTTAAAGTCGTTCCAAGATCTTATTCTGAAGATAAATTCTtaattgtaaatttaatttgttaattactcaccctcacccTTCTAAAAACAGCCTGCAGTAACATTTTCTAAACCACAACAGTGAGATCACCGCTCTGAAAATACTGCAGAGATCATATCATGTCACACTAAGTGCACAACCCACAGCCACCTTGCTCAGTTAAGACTAGATAAAAGGTTATGAaaacaattcttaaaaaaaaaaacaaaaaaacaaaaaacaaaaacagaattcggaaccagaaaagaaaagaactcAAAGCCAGAACACAGGATGAGAAGTTAGTCAATGTGGAAAGGATGTGgtgaaatgaaaaacttaaCTTGCCTAAAGCTTTCCCTGATATCTTTGGACTAGAGAAACGCATGTACTACAAGTTTCCAACGATCGAAGAGGGCGCTAATATGTATGTGCGAAGCAAATATCACAGATCTGACTTGTTGTTGAGCACGGAAGTTATTTAAGGTTTTTCAAATGTACCCCTGTACCAACTGCACCCAGTCTACAAGTATCTGGCCAAAaatacttgagtaaaagtaaaaaagtaaacttaCTTAAAAGTGCATTGGACTATTACAAACATACAAGTACCCTAGTATTATTTGAACTGATTTGGTCATAgattatgattatatatatttttttcacttgtcatttttcattaaaaagaagtaTGGCTGTCTATATGTAACGTGGTGAGGAAGACCTGAAGCGGGCAGATCCATTTGCATAACTTTATTAGAGCAAGACAGAGCTATGGTCATAAAACAGGCAGTGTCAGACATAGGCAAACGAGTATGTAagagcaagacaaaagagtAATCCACAACAGGCGAGGGTCTATcaacggcgaacataatccaagGGGCTAGGCAAAAATTGGTAATCCGAAAAGACAGGTTAGAGTTCCAAAGGGCTGGCACCAAAACAGACAAGATGAGATAACAAGGCGTTGACACAAGACTCGAATGACTAGATACAGGATAACTAAGAAATGGCTCCGTAAAGGTGCTTACACAATACAAAGGGAGTGCTAAACCCAGTCCAATACTCGGCCCAGAATAGTGGGAAGGGCCTTGTATTTATGCAGTTCGTGCCTGGCTGCAGCTGTGAGTGCGGTGGAACATGGGAATGgtagtccagggtgtagtgcaacagtctgtgtgatgtgaaaTGACAAGGCGAGTCTTTAACCAATCAAGTCCgagacgagtccgagtccaaaatgggccgagaCGGACTCAAGTCCtagtcccaaagggccgagtccgagtcgagtccgagtccaaggaaacactaatGTTTGTCAgaatcttaacattgttttaacccaggggtgccaaaactcggtcctggagggccggtgttctacagagtttagctccagcccccaTTAGACACACccgaaccagctaatcaagctcttactaggcatactagaaacctcctggcaggtgtgttgaggcaagttggagctgaACCAAGgacaggactgagtttgggtgcccatgtttttaaactttgcaactaaaaaaaatgcaacgccaactgaaatgtaagaaaagcaaacctctagtgaatcttgccattttgatttttgatttcagaacatctcataagtgtccatgctctgctaATCAACTAATCAACTAaggtaagtaaaacattctcaagcttacTGATAGTGGGGCTGCTTAAGTCCATTTTTGAGCCGAATCGTTCACTTCATGGTACAAGCACCAAATTTGGTACAAATGATGTCCAGGACATACCTTCTAATAAAAGTACGTTGCCCAGCTGAAAATCCAAGAGGGCCGCCAGTTTTCAAGATGGCCGCCTCGTCAAACGCCAAAAAAAGGTTTTCGAGGTAGAACTTGAATTAACAGAAGAATGTTA
This window of the Labeo rohita strain BAU-BD-2019 unplaced genomic scaffold, IGBB_LRoh.1.0 scaffold_150, whole genome shotgun sequence genome carries:
- the LOC127158429 gene encoding tapasin-related protein, with the protein product MNASSSFKINKNVTYLDTGVVCDVALGDKTKEKVNCLHGGLERSRSNIMFWTFDGLFLALLCLGVNGSQSLYDLQWLPCSFVDEKVHINEKGHIETEYFTREAVLHFGNVGDKPLHPTIIFLVTASKVDMRHYLEGTEDKLLCEIRRYSTGRNVMRWPTAGAQDHDVWFTSTLRHSEGLFVITTFLRHTTVAPAEVKEDFLQWNKINDRDLLTTSAAMVILTRTPSVEVGLLKEPNLDCRFAVDHKLPHVTVEWNLQKHGKRSTLFSYSSRTGKIEGRGVAVKAIAAGNVSFKLPPTRKDSEGTYICSVMVPPLIGSLDIPLTLSEQPRVSINVDSTLSVVLGTYQKLKCDAERYYPLDVSIEWYREPPGGSPIPSLLENVLHSSHQLHKDGTHSLSAIFYLRPRMEDSGYTYTCRVSHQSLLTPIYKSFSLIVTDPDSTLWYITEIGFIIAMVVIFCYLLPQYLSRRRSAKKRFFL